Proteins co-encoded in one Hymenobacter swuensis DY53 genomic window:
- a CDS encoding type 1 glutamine amidotransferase domain-containing protein, whose product MKILMVLTSHDQLGNTGHKTGFWLEEFAAPYYVFKDAGAELTLASPKGGQPPLDPKSDDPSAQTDATTRFKADEAAQQALAHTVKLDSVSGTDFDAVFYPGGHGPLWDLAEDKKSIELIETMYAAGKPVAAVCHAPGVLRHVKAANGEPLVKGKSVAGFTNTEEEAVQLTNVVPFLVEDMLKENGGDYSKGADWAPYVTQVDNLITGQNPASSEPAAEALLKLLKK is encoded by the coding sequence ATGAAAATTCTGATGGTGCTCACCTCGCACGACCAACTGGGCAATACCGGCCACAAAACCGGTTTCTGGCTGGAAGAATTTGCCGCGCCTTACTACGTGTTCAAGGATGCCGGTGCCGAGCTAACCCTGGCCTCACCCAAAGGTGGCCAGCCGCCCCTCGACCCGAAAAGCGACGACCCCAGCGCCCAGACCGACGCCACCACCCGCTTCAAAGCCGATGAGGCCGCCCAGCAGGCCCTGGCTCATACCGTGAAGCTGGATTCGGTTTCAGGCACTGATTTCGACGCCGTATTCTACCCCGGCGGCCACGGCCCTTTGTGGGATCTGGCCGAAGACAAGAAGTCGATTGAGCTAATTGAAACCATGTATGCCGCTGGCAAGCCCGTGGCGGCCGTGTGCCATGCCCCAGGCGTACTGCGCCACGTGAAAGCCGCCAATGGTGAGCCACTGGTGAAAGGCAAATCGGTAGCTGGTTTCACCAATACCGAGGAAGAAGCCGTGCAGCTGACGAACGTGGTGCCTTTCCTGGTGGAAGACATGCTGAAGGAAAACGGCGGCGACTACTCGAAAGGTGCCGACTGGGCCCCCTACGTAACCCAGGTCGACAACCTCATCACGGGCCAGAACCCGGCTTCCTCGGAACCGGCTGCTGAAGCCCTGCTGAAGCTGCTGAAGAAGTAG